The genomic interval TCCGCGGCCCCTCCACCGAAACAACCGcaaaaccccacagatccccTCCAGCCCTCGCCAACACCAGTCTTAACAAGCTCCTCTTTGGTATCGCGTccctgggagcccagcagccccagaggctCCCCAGCGTCCCCATTGCCCACACACACTTCAGTAGTGCTCAGTCCCGCAGGAGttggagaggaagaggagggaggaagcagAGGCCGAGCGTTGCGCAAGACCAGACGTGGGAGTGAATCACGGCAGCCGCAAAAACCCAGCCTCCCTGTGGCACAGAACACTTCCCCTTTCCGACCCAGCACCCACTGTCCTGGGGAACCCTGAGGCAGGGGGACAAGGAGGGTGACCTTTCTCCCCCCTTCTCCCTGTACCCAGACAAGAAATAAGTCGCTTTGTAAACTCAGAgatttttccttactttttttttgtttgttttttggtagctattttttgggggggggaggtcttttttttccttttttttttttgtttatataaaaaaaagacACGTGGGTGAAGACTGCGGAGAGGCCACTGTCCTtccacagccctgcacctcTGGTACGATACATTCATGTGCGATGGGGTGTTTGCACTCAGTGGAATTGAATACTGATGGAGGAGTGaatgggggggtggggaggggctgatGGTGATgacacccatccatccatccatccatccatccatccatccatccatccatccatccatccatccatccatccatctatcctcCCTGGGTGTATTTTTTGGCTAGAAGGTCCAGACTCCTCCAAACCTCAGCACTGGCCCCCACATCACCTCTGCTCCTACCATGGGACCCTGCTGACACGGGGCTTTGCCCTCCCCAGGGccaggggcagaggaggggagcCCCCAGCTGAGCAGAAGGGGATGTGACCCCCTCCAGCCTCACACCCTGGGAGTCTTGTCGGCTGTGCCACCGGGGCTGCTGGCGCTGCTGCCCTCGCAGCCCTTCTTCTTCCGCAGGGTGTCAAtccagctggcactggggcGGGGGGCAAAGCTGGACAGTGCCAAGGAGCTAAGCCTCATGTTCTTGCCAGACATGATGAGCTCCCCGAAGCCCTCCTGATGGGAGAAGGCATAGCCAGAGCGGCGTGAGCCTGCACGCCCTGCGTGCCGCATGCACCGGTGCTGCGTCTTCTGCTTCTTCCGTACCAGCTGAGTGTAgcgcacctggggacacagggcaggctcagggccCTGGGGAACACCctctcctcagggctgggaccCTGTGACTGCTCCCACAGCCACGCACTCTCACCGTATCCGAGAGCTCTGGTTTCAGGTCCAGCTTAAGGAAGCGAAAGGCCACAACGGGCACGATACAGACTACGGCAGTGAGGGCGATGGTCAGCCAGACCGTGGGCTGGGCCAGCGTGTTCTGCGCGTTACCTGTGGGAAAGAATGAACCCAGTGAGGGCCAGGCCAAGGCAGCAGCCTGCTAGGGTGGGGAGCATGGGGCACACAGGGACTCACCCACAAAGCGGAACTGGTTGGGGAACATCCGGAAGAGGCCGTCGCTGTGCATGGTGAAGAGGATGGCGAAGTAGGCGGCCAGGCTACCCCAGATGAAGAAGTGGTTGATGGCCGTCCAGAATCCTGTGTCTAGCCCGATCTAGTGGGGGGGATGCAGGAAGAGACAGGGCTCAGGGGATGCCTGAGGTGTCCCGAAGGTCTGGGGCAGAGTAGCCACATCCCTACCTGCACACTGACAACAATCACGAGGGAGGTAGCGACAGTGACAGCAAAGGACTGGTAGTCGGCCAGCTGGGCACCATCATCACGGGTGGCATCAGCGAAGACGCCGTAGGGGATAAAGAACATGAGGATGGAAGTGTAGATGCCCTGGGCAATGCAGATGAAGAACTCCCGCTTGTTGAAGAGCAGGTTCAGCTGCCCAGGCTCGTAGAGTTTGGGGTACTCCATGCTCCGCTGCTCTGGCACATCCTGGGGGCATGGGCACCTCCCTTTAGCCCTGGGCAAGAGCAGCCTCTACCACAGCCCATGGATGACAAGGACATCCCGACTCAGGCACTCAGGCAGCCCTTCTTCCCACAGGGTGGGTACAGACTCCTCACACACCCAGGGACCTCTCACTATCCCCTGCCATACCTGGTCAAAGACACCCATAGCGAGCACAGGCAGCGATGTGTAGACAATGTTGTACAGCGTGATGAAGTACTGGTCATACACTGTCTGTATGGAATAGAGCACTCAGCAGGGCACAagacctgcccaccctgtgccccagccagcccctgagtccctgtgcccacagctgcagggacaggagagctGTCTCCAGCCCCCCAGGACCGCCCACTCTGACCACAGGCTCCTCACACACTGCACGCTGGatgccaggctgtgcctcctGGCTCAGGATGAATCCCCACGGGGAGTCCATAGACCTGAACACGCTTCAGAgccaagcagctctgcaggaaaacccTCCCCAGCTTTCAGTGAGAAAAGCCACCAACCCACCTGTGCTGAGAAGCCACAGAAGAAGCCAAACCAGAAGTGGACCATGGTGAAGGCAAAGTTCTTATAGAAGAAGTAGCAAAGAAACTTGCACATGCGCAGGTAGGACCAGCGCCCATGCACCAGGAGCAGGCGCTGGAGGAACTTGAACTGGGAGAAGGAGTAGTCGGAGGCCAGCACGGCCTGGATGCCTTCCTGCCCACTGATGCCCACCCCAATGTGGGCAGctgtggagggaaggagagataGGTAAAGAgagggctgccaggagcacaggggacaagagcagcacccccagcacaggcactttGTTCCtgtggggcacagaggggtgaGCACAGAAGCTCCCACAGGCCCAAGGATGGTGCAGGGGGGTGGCCTGTCTTCTCCTGTGGTCCCCCAGATCCCAGGCCTTACTCTTGATCATGCTGACATCGTTGGCCCCATCCCCAATGGCCAAAGTGACGGCTTTCTTGTACTTCTTGACCAGCTCCACCACCTGGGCTTTCTGCAGGGGTGTGACACGGCAGCAGATAACAGCCTTGCAGGCACACGCTGTCTCCAGGAATTCCACCTCCATGTCTGCCTCCAGTGCATGGGCCTGTAGGAGAGCAAGGGACAGCTGGGATCATGGTACACAGCCAGCCCTTGTCCTGCCTGGCACTCCCAGGGCCCTACCAGGCTGTGCCCATTGATGACCAGGGCATATTCGCCCGCAATGGCTTCCAGCACTGAGGTAAGCTTGGAGGAGAGTTTCTCCTGGTAGGAGAAGCCATTGCACACAGAACGTGACGCATCCATCATCTTCTCCCGGGCTttcctgaggagagagggggCACAGGGTTCCATCTCAGAGCTCCTCCATAGCTCtagctcctccagctgcagctgtgccccacACTGGCACTACTCTGTGTCCTctgccccccagccctcacCTTAGCTCCTCTCGCACTTCCAGCACAGTGTGGCCTGTAACCACAAACACCTCTGTCATGTCATCTGTCAGCATCTTGCAGGAATAGCCGATGTTCACAGCTGTTTCTGAGGACAGGAAACCAGGGGCTGAGCCAGAGTCCATTCAGGAGAGAGCAGTAGGGATCCCAGGCAGGTGGAATCCAGCCCACATTCTTATCTCCAGCCAGCACCTTAGCTATGCCTCACCCTGCTTGTCCCCTGTCAGCACCCAGATCTTGATGTTGGCCAGCGTCAGGATGGCAATGGTTTCGGGGACTCCCTGCTGCAATTTGTCCTCAATGGCTGTGGCTCCAAGCAGCTTGGGGACCCAAACAGGAGGTCATCAGGGGCTGCCCGCAGCCACCACCAACCTCAGCCTCCAGTTCACCTACCATCATATCATGCTCCACCTCATCGTAGAGCCAAGCCAGGTGATCCTCACGGGCCTcaggggcactgccagctcgATGCAGCCGCTCAGACCAATCCTTGTAGTAGCTCTCCTCCAGGTCTCTGTAAGCCAGCACCAGAGTCCGCAGCCCCTCACTGGCGTACTCCTGCAAGCAgtcagagctggctgtgctggagaccCTGATGGCGTCCCCAGACCCCAGCGGTGTTCCTAGGACAGGGCACAGGCCCAACTCAGGCTCCTGGGCAGCCACTCTTTCCTCCCTACGCTGCCTGCAGGACCTTGTCCTACGCACATTGAGATGGTCGGTGGTGATGCTGGTCAGGTCCTGGTTGAGGGGGTGCAGCCGCTCCAGCAGGATGGTGTCAGCACCTTTGCAGTACAGCCGGATCTTGCCCTCAGGGCTGCGgactgcagggaggaggggaaaaggtgcctggctcaggggtgcaggagcaggTCCCGCTCTGACCCCCAGCCATCAACCTGCCAATGCCTCCACAGTCACAGCCTCATCAGCGCTGGACTGGTCCCCCAGCACACCACAATGAGTCCCATGCTGCAGCCCCACGTGGCCCTCCCAGCCTCCGTGCCATGCCCAGGACCTCACCGATGACAGACATGCGCTTGCGGATGTTGTTGAAGTCCAGGATGGCCAGCAGCTGGTAGGTGATGGCCTgacccagctcctgcactgtGATGGTCTTGGGCGTGCGGGACCGGAACACAAAGCCAAAGTTTCTGGCAGCTGTGACCAGCGCTCCCTCATCTGGGGACTGTGCCTTGTAGAACAGCTCCCCTGCAGACAGCATGGAGGTCAGTGACAGTGTCTTGTGACCCACAGGGACAGATCCTGCCCCACGCCTACCTTCACTCTTCTCCTCGGACATGACGGTGTGACAGAGCGAGAGCAGGCGGAAGAACTCGTGCACGTGGAGGTCTCCCAGCCTGACGGCTTCCATCAGGCTGGGGTCCCAGAACTGGAACCGTGGGTCTGCCAGCGGGTTGAAGGAGAAGTCTACTGGCTCTGGCCTCTGCAGGGGCAAAGTTGGGGTTACCCCCCCATTGCACTTAGCATGAGcaggcttcaaactgacagcaCCCTtacctctcccagctctgccttgtgaCCCAGCATGTCCTGCACATCACCTACAAAACAGGGTATGGAGTTAACTATGACAGAGACCCAATACCacggcagctgctgctgccccatgaCGCTCTGACTAAGCCCCCTTGTTTCCTGACTGCCTCAAATGGAGGTGgggagccccagcctggctctggcatCTGGCACTCACCATAGCTGTGCCCGTTCACAGAGCACTTGCTGAAGACCATGATATTCTGGGTGAGGGTGCCAGTCTTGTCAGAGAAGATGTACtccacctgccccagctcctcGTTGAGGGTGGTGGTGCGGGCTTCAGCCGGCGTCTGGCGCTTGGCACAGTACATCTTCTTGTCCCAGTTGATGAAGTAGCTGTGCCCAAGCCGGATCACCTCAACGCTGCAGGGAGGATGGCTGGGTGTCactggggcagggcagcacaCTGCTGAGCCAGCGACAGGCGTACACATGCCCACCCCAGACCCTCAgtgccctgggcactccagCACCCCGGGTGCCCCCCACGGCTTGCTAGCTCCCACACCCTTCCCGGGGGCTGGCCTGCAACCCATTCCTGCTGACAGCCACCGCtaagccagggctggggaccaAGGCAAGGCACCCAGGGGGAAGCCCATGGGGCTCCCCAGGCATCTCACACACCTACAAACCCTGAACCCCTCCCAAGCCCACAGGGCAGACAGCAATGAGTGGGAGGGGTGGAGGTGACACATTCTTACCTCGGGGCTAAGGGTGACAGAACCCATGCTGGGGAacgaaaagagagagaaattaaaagagagagagaaggggacAGTGCAggagcctgggagctgcaggagggcagagcaaAATAGCCAGcgtgcagccagggcagggagagacgAGCAGCCAGACACAGCCAGGGGGCCCCTGAGGGACCTGTGGGGTCCTCAGGTCTTGGCGTGTCCCTGAAGGCAGATATGGCCTGTCACCAAGAGAGTAGCCCACACCCCCCCACAGAACACACCGTTCTGCCTGTGGATCTCCACCCCTGTCTCCCCTCCCCAGAGGGCACCCCTAATTTCTCTacaccccctgcccagcccctctgccccctgcCCTACCTCACATAGAGCGAGATGGGCACCACAGTGTTGAGGATGATGATGTAGGACCAGAAGGAGAGGAAGCCAGAGAAGAAGGCACTGTGCACCCCCTCGTCCCAGGGCAAGTAGATCTGGAAGCAGACGCCCACCTCGTGCTCCCAGATGGCGTTGCCAATGGCCAGGATCACTCCCATGCACACCAGGAACCCAAAGATCTGGGGAAAGAACATTACATAAAAGCCCTGACTGGGTCAgagccagggctcccaggaTCTCC from Haemorhous mexicanus isolate bHaeMex1 chromosome 31, bHaeMex1.pri, whole genome shotgun sequence carries:
- the ATP8B2 gene encoding phospholipid-transporting ATPase ID isoform X10, whose product is MPPMTTLRQEQWMNVRVGDIIKLENNQFVAQADLLLLSSSEPHGLCYIETAELDGETNMKVRQAIPITAELGDTSQLARFDGEVICEPPNNKLDKFGGTLYWKENKYPLSNQNMLLRGCVLRNTEWCFGLVIFAGPDTKLMQNSGRTKFKRTSIDRLMNTLVLWIFGFLVCMGVILAIGNAIWEHEVGVCFQIYLPWDEGVHSAFFSGFLSFWSYIIILNTVVPISLYVSVEVIRLGHSYFINWDKKMYCAKRQTPAEARTTTLNEELGQVEYIFSDKTGTLTQNIMVFSKCSVNGHSYGDVQDMLGHKAELGERPEPVDFSFNPLADPRFQFWDPSLMEAVRLGDLHVHEFFRLLSLCHTVMSEEKSEGELFYKAQSPDEGALVTAARNFGFVFRSRTPKTITVQELGQAITYQLLAILDFNNIRKRMSVIVRSPEGKIRLYCKGADTILLERLHPLNQDLTSITTDHLNEYASEGLRTLVLAYRDLEESYYKDWSERLHRAGSAPEAREDHLAWLYDEVEHDMMLLGATAIEDKLQQGVPETIAILTLANIKIWVLTGDKQETAVNIGYSCKMLTDDMTEVFVVTGHTVLEVREELRKAREKMMDASRSVCNGFSYQEKLSSKLTSVLEAIAGEYALVINGHSLAHALEADMEVEFLETACACKAVICCRVTPLQKAQVVELVKKYKKAVTLAIGDGANDVSMIKTAHIGVGISGQEGIQAVLASDYSFSQFKFLQRLLLVHGRWSYLRMCKFLCYFFYKNFAFTMVHFWFGFFCGFSAQTVYDQYFITLYNIVYTSLPVLAMGVFDQDVPEQRSMEYPKLYEPGQLNLLFNKREFFICIAQGIYTSILMFFIPYGVFADATRDDGAQLADYQSFAVTVATSLVIVVSVQIGLDTGFWTAINHFFIWGSLAAYFAILFTMHSDGLFRMFPNQFRFVGNAQNTLAQPTVWLTIALTAVVCIVPVVAFRFLKLDLKPELSDTVRYTQLVRKKQKTQHRCMRHAGRAGSRRSGYAFSHQEGFGELIMSGKNMRLSSLALSSFAPRPSASWIDTLRKKKGCEGSSASSPGGTADKTPRV
- the ATP8B2 gene encoding phospholipid-transporting ATPase ID isoform X8, whose product is MGCGAAGHGAVRGPPSPGGRASSASQRARIQREVPSNCIKTSKYNIVTFLPVNLFEQFQEVANTYFLFLLILQLIPQISSLSWFTTIVPLVLVLTITAVKDATDDYFRHKSDNQVNNRQSQVLISGVLRQEQWMNVRVGDIIKLENNQFVAQADLLLLSSSEPHGLCYIETAELDGETNMKTRTSHVALSFCGSKRISGEPGVVLGALGWSWPCGEGKSQLSHTVHPGPDTKLMQNSGRTKFKRTSIDRLMNTLVLWIFGFLVCMGVILAIGNAIWEHEVGVCFQIYLPWDEGVHSAFFSGFLSFWSYIIILNTVVPISLYVSVEVIRLGHSYFINWDKKMYCAKRQTPAEARTTTLNEELGQVEYIFSDKTGTLTQNIMVFSKCSVNGHSYGDVQDMLGHKAELGERPEPVDFSFNPLADPRFQFWDPSLMEAVRLGDLHVHEFFRLLSLCHTVMSEEKSEGELFYKAQSPDEGALVTAARNFGFVFRSRTPKTITVQELGQAITYQLLAILDFNNIRKRMSVIVRSPEGKIRLYCKGADTILLERLHPLNQDLTSITTDHLNEYASEGLRTLVLAYRDLEESYYKDWSERLHRAGSAPEAREDHLAWLYDEVEHDMMLLGATAIEDKLQQGVPETIAILTLANIKIWVLTGDKQETAVNIGYSCKMLTDDMTEVFVVTGHTVLEVREELRKAREKMMDASRSVCNGFSYQEKLSSKLTSVLEAIAGEYALVINGHSLAHALEADMEVEFLETACACKAVICCRVTPLQKAQVVELVKKYKKAVTLAIGDGANDVSMIKTAHIGVGISGQEGIQAVLASDYSFSQFKFLQRLLLVHGRWSYLRMCKFLCYFFYKNFAFTMVHFWFGFFCGFSAQTVYDQYFITLYNIVYTSLPVLAMGVFDQDVPEQRSMEYPKLYEPGQLNLLFNKREFFICIAQGIYTSILMFFIPYGVFADATRDDGAQLADYQSFAVTVATSLVIVVSVQIGLDTGFWTAINHFFIWGSLAAYFAILFTMHSDGLFRMFPNQFRFVGNAQNTLAQPTVWLTIALTAVVCIVPVVAFRFLKLDLKPELSDTVRYTQLVRKKQKTQHRCMRHAGRAGSRRSGYAFSHQEGFGELIMSGKNMRLSSLALSSFAPRPSASWIDTLRKKKGCEGSSASSPGGTADKTPRV
- the ATP8B2 gene encoding phospholipid-transporting ATPase ID isoform X5: MERCAARRAPEEERRVRANAREYNEKFQYASNCIKTSKYNIVTFLPVNLFEQFQEVANTYFLFLLILQLIPQISSLSWFTTIVPLVLVLTITAVKDATDDYFRHKSDNQVNNRQSQVLISGVLRQEQWMNVRVGDIIKLENNQFVAQADLLLLSSSEPHGLCYIETAELDGETNMKVRQAIPITAELGDTSQLARFDGEVICEPPNNKLDKFGGTLYWKENKYPLSNQNMLLRGCVLRNTEWCFGLVIFAGPDTKLMQNSGRTKFKRTSIDRLMNTLVLWIFGFLVCMGVILAIGNAIWEHEVGVCFQIYLPWDEGVHSAFFSGFLSFWSYIIILNTVVPISLYVSVEVIRLGHSYFINWDKKMYCAKRQTPAEARTTTLNEELGQVEYIFSDKTGTLTQNIMVFSKCSVNGHSYGDVQDMLGHKAELGERPEPVDFSFNPLADPRFQFWDPSLMEAVRLGDLHVHEFFRLLSLCHTVMSEEKSEGELFYKAQSPDEGALVTAARNFGFVFRSRTPKTITVQELGQAITYQLLAILDFNNIRKRMSVIVRSPEGKIRLYCKGADTILLERLHPLNQDLTSITTDHLNEYASEGLRTLVLAYRDLEESYYKDWSERLHRAGSAPEAREDHLAWLYDEVEHDMMLLGATAIEDKLQQGVPETIAILTLANIKIWVLTGDKQETAVNIGYSCKMLTDDMTEVFVVTGHTVLEVREELRKAREKMMDASRSVCNGFSYQEKLSSKLTSVLEAIAGEYALVINGHSLAHALEADMEVEFLETACACKAVICCRVTPLQKAQVVELVKKYKKAVTLAIGDGANDVSMIKTAHIGVGISGQEGIQAVLASDYSFSQFKFLQRLLLVHGRWSYLRMCKFLCYFFYKNFAFTMVHFWFGFFCGFSAQTVYDQYFITLYNIVYTSLPVLAMGVFDQDVPEQRSMEYPKLYEPGQLNLLFNKREFFICIAQGIYTSILMFFIPYGVFADATRDDGAQLADYQSFAVTVATSLVIVVSVQIGLDTGFWTAINHFFIWGSLAAYFAILFTMHSDGLFRMFPNQFRFVGNAQNTLAQPTVWLTIALTAVVCIVPVVAFRFLKLDLKPELSDTVRYTQLVRKKQKTQHRCMRHAGRAGSRRSGYAFSHQEGFGELIMSGKNMRLSSLALSSFAPRPSASWIDTLRKKKGCEGSSASSPGGTADKTPRV
- the ATP8B2 gene encoding phospholipid-transporting ATPase ID isoform X3; this translates as MGCGAAGHGAVRGPPSPGGRASSASQRARIQREVPSNCIKTSKYNIVTFLPVNLFEQFQEVANTYFLFLLILQLIPQISSLSWFTTIVPLVLVLTITAVKDATDDYFRHKSDNQVNNRQSQVLISGVLRQEQWMNVRVGDIIKLENNQFVAQADLLLLSSSEPHGLCYIETAELDGETNMKTRTSHVALSFCGSKRISGEPGVVLGALGWSWPCGEGKSQLSHTVHPGGLRQQLLLCCTEGRERHPLMPSCSPGPDTKLMQNSGRTKFKRTSIDRLMNTLVLWIFGFLVCMGVILAIGNAIWEHEVGVCFQIYLPWDEGVHSAFFSGFLSFWSYIIILNTVVPISLYVSVEVIRLGHSYFINWDKKMYCAKRQTPAEARTTTLNEELGQVEYIFSDKTGTLTQNIMVFSKCSVNGHSYGDVQDMLGHKAELGERPEPVDFSFNPLADPRFQFWDPSLMEAVRLGDLHVHEFFRLLSLCHTVMSEEKSEGELFYKAQSPDEGALVTAARNFGFVFRSRTPKTITVQELGQAITYQLLAILDFNNIRKRMSVIVRSPEGKIRLYCKGADTILLERLHPLNQDLTSITTDHLNEYASEGLRTLVLAYRDLEESYYKDWSERLHRAGSAPEAREDHLAWLYDEVEHDMMLLGATAIEDKLQQGVPETIAILTLANIKIWVLTGDKQETAVNIGYSCKMLTDDMTEVFVVTGHTVLEVREELRKAREKMMDASRSVCNGFSYQEKLSSKLTSVLEAIAGEYALVINGHSLAHALEADMEVEFLETACACKAVICCRVTPLQKAQVVELVKKYKKAVTLAIGDGANDVSMIKTAHIGVGISGQEGIQAVLASDYSFSQFKFLQRLLLVHGRWSYLRMCKFLCYFFYKNFAFTMVHFWFGFFCGFSAQTVYDQYFITLYNIVYTSLPVLAMGVFDQDVPEQRSMEYPKLYEPGQLNLLFNKREFFICIAQGIYTSILMFFIPYGVFADATRDDGAQLADYQSFAVTVATSLVIVVSVQIGLDTGFWTAINHFFIWGSLAAYFAILFTMHSDGLFRMFPNQFRFVGNAQNTLAQPTVWLTIALTAVVCIVPVVAFRFLKLDLKPELSDTVRYTQLVRKKQKTQHRCMRHAGRAGSRRSGYAFSHQEGFGELIMSGKNMRLSSLALSSFAPRPSASWIDTLRKKKGCEGSSASSPGGTADKTPRV
- the ATP8B2 gene encoding phospholipid-transporting ATPase ID isoform X9, with translation MSNCIKTSKYNIVTFLPVNLFEQFQEVANTYFLFLLILQLIPQISSLSWFTTIVPLVLVLTITAVKDATDDYFRHKSDNQVNNRQSQVLISGVLRQEQWMNVRVGDIIKLENNQFVAQADLLLLSSSEPHGLCYIETAELDGETNMKVRQAIPITAELGDTSQLARFDGEVICEPPNNKLDKFGGTLYWKENKYPLSNQNMLLRGCVLRNTEWCFGLVIFAGPDTKLMQNSGRTKFKRTSIDRLMNTLVLWIFGFLVCMGVILAIGNAIWEHEVGVCFQIYLPWDEGVHSAFFSGFLSFWSYIIILNTVVPISLYVSVEVIRLGHSYFINWDKKMYCAKRQTPAEARTTTLNEELGQVEYIFSDKTGTLTQNIMVFSKCSVNGHSYGDVQDMLGHKAELGERPEPVDFSFNPLADPRFQFWDPSLMEAVRLGDLHVHEFFRLLSLCHTVMSEEKSEGELFYKAQSPDEGALVTAARNFGFVFRSRTPKTITVQELGQAITYQLLAILDFNNIRKRMSVIVRSPEGKIRLYCKGADTILLERLHPLNQDLTSITTDHLNEYASEGLRTLVLAYRDLEESYYKDWSERLHRAGSAPEAREDHLAWLYDEVEHDMMLLGATAIEDKLQQGVPETIAILTLANIKIWVLTGDKQETAVNIGYSCKMLTDDMTEVFVVTGHTVLEVREELRKAREKMMDASRSVCNGFSYQEKLSSKLTSVLEAIAGEYALVINGHSLAHALEADMEVEFLETACACKAVICCRVTPLQKAQVVELVKKYKKAVTLAIGDGANDVSMIKTAHIGVGISGQEGIQAVLASDYSFSQFKFLQRLLLVHGRWSYLRMCKFLCYFFYKNFAFTMVHFWFGFFCGFSAQTVYDQYFITLYNIVYTSLPVLAMGVFDQDVPEQRSMEYPKLYEPGQLNLLFNKREFFICIAQGIYTSILMFFIPYGVFADATRDDGAQLADYQSFAVTVATSLVIVVSVQIGLDTGFWTAINHFFIWGSLAAYFAILFTMHSDGLFRMFPNQFRFVGNAQNTLAQPTVWLTIALTAVVCIVPVVAFRFLKLDLKPELSDTVRYTQLVRKKQKTQHRCMRHAGRAGSRRSGYAFSHQEGFGELIMSGKNMRLSSLALSSFAPRPSASWIDTLRKKKGCEGSSASSPGGTADKTPRV